AGTTTTTTCAGATTTTTAATGCTTTTAGGAAGACTCAAAGGCTGAAAATAAAATTCTTTTCCGTTAACAAAAGCCATTTTATATTCTCTATTAAAAAGATTCAAGGATTTTAAATTCCCTAAATTCCCAAGATCTTCCGGATAACTTTCCAAGTATGGGCACAGTAAGCTAAGCTTTTCCAGATTTTTAAGTTTTAAAAACGGAGAAGGGAATTTTTTAATATAATTGGAATAGATTGTTATTTCCTTCAGATTTTGCAACTCTGCAAAGCCATTGGGAAAAACAGCAACACCCGTTCCACCGCTCATGCTGAAAGTTTCAAGATTCTTTAATTTTTTTATTTCTTCCGGAATATGAGTAAAATCTTCTTCACATGCAATATTTAAGTATTTAACATTCCAGCTTAAAATCTGTTTGGGAAACACTTTTATATTAATGATATTGACTCTTTCACTTTCTTTAGAAAAATCAATTTTATCCACAGGAGGTAGTTTCATAGCTTCCTGTTGTGAATACAGCAAAGCTCCCGAGCATATTAAAATAGTAACTAAGATCTTTTTCATTGAGTGATATTTCCTAAGAATTCCTCTAAAGAAACCGTTGTCTTTTCTCCTGCTTCAAGATCTTTAAAAGTAACGGTGTTATTTTTAAGTTCTTCTTCACCCAAAAAAACCACTTTCTTTATTCCTTTCTTTTCTGCGTACGTAAATTGCTTATTGATTTTTGCATTTTCAGGATATAACTCTGCGGAGATTCCTTTTGCTCTTACCTGCATGATCAGCTTCAAAGCTTCTGTCATTTCCTCACCTCCAGAATTAGCAAACAGGTATTCTATTTTAGAAGATGCTTCTTCAGGGAAAAGATTCAATTCTTCCATGACCAGATAAATTCTGTCCAGGCCGAAGGAAATTCCAATTCCCGGAATATTTTTAACACCAAATACCTCAGTAAGGTTATCATATCTACCACCGCCACCAATGGAACCCATAGCAACTTCATCTGCTTTCACTTCGAAAATAGCTCCTGTATAATAATCCAGTCCTCTTGCCAAGGTAATATTAAATACAAGGTTTTGCATATCCACACCAAGGTTCAGAGATTGTGTAAGAACATATTCAAGTTCTTCTACTCCTTTAAGGCCGATCTCATTTCCTGCAAATTTTTCTTTCAGCTGAAGAAGGTTTTCCAGCGCATCGTCTGACTGGCTGAATAGGAAATCCAGTTTATCAATAGATTCCTGAGCAATTTCTCTTTCCAGTAATTCTTGTACAACTCCTTCTTTTCCGATCTTATCCAGTTTATCTAATG
This genomic window from Chryseobacterium sp. MEBOG06 contains:
- the hisS gene encoding histidine--tRNA ligase, with the translated sequence MKPSLAKGTRDFTAQEVSRRKYIISILQNNFELFGFQPLETPSFENLSTLTGKYGEEGDRLIFKILNSSINEAKEDKKTLMLQDFQRALDKPFSSENLTDKALRYDLTVPFARFVAMNHGKLTFPFKRSQIQPVWRADRPQKGRYREFYQCDADVVGSESLLQEVELVQLYLKSFADLKVPVTIHMNNRKILSGLAEYAGITDKLIDFTVALDKLDKIGKEGVVQELLEREIAQESIDKLDFLFSQSDDALENLLQLKEKFAGNEIGLKGVEELEYVLTQSLNLGVDMQNLVFNITLARGLDYYTGAIFEVKADEVAMGSIGGGGRYDNLTEVFGVKNIPGIGISFGLDRIYLVMEELNLFPEEASSKIEYLFANSGGEEMTEALKLIMQVRAKGISAELYPENAKINKQFTYAEKKGIKKVVFLGEEELKNNTVTFKDLEAGEKTTVSLEEFLGNITQ
- a CDS encoding leucine-rich repeat domain-containing protein, coding for MKKILVTILICSGALLYSQQEAMKLPPVDKIDFSKESERVNIINIKVFPKQILSWNVKYLNIACEEDFTHIPEEIKKLKNLETFSMSGGTGVAVFPNGFAELQNLKEITIYSNYIKKFPSPFLKLKNLEKLSLLCPYLESYPEDLGNLGNLKSLNLFNREYKMAFVNGKEFYFQPLSLPKSIKNLKKLENFFATKNMLKSIPEEIGGMESLKILNLGENYLENLPAGFSKLKNLISIDISKNNFKIFPSALYGVENLERIDYNENVIESFPPGIEKMSKLKYFFATKSKITSKALSELYNIPNLESVDLSDCQIESLPPGIDKLKHLKSLSFWGNKISPEELAKLKRTIPNVRITTVNPYK